The Stenotrophomonas sp. ASS1 genome segment TGCCTGGCCATCGACGTCACCGACCGACGGGGCGCTCGATGGCCGCCCGTTGCAGGATCGCGTGGTACTGGTCGCCGGTGCCGGTGGTGGGCTGGGCAGTGCTGCGGCAGTGGCTGCTGCAGCCGCTGGGGCCACCGTGGTCCTGCTGGGCCGCAAGCCGCGGCGCCTGGACCGTGTCTACGCCCAGGTGCAGGCGGTCGGCCCGGAACCTCTGCTGTACCCGTTGGACCTGGAAGGCGCAGGCCCCGACGACTATGCCGAGCTGGCCCAGGCCCTGCAGCGCGAGCTGGGGCGGCTGGACGGCCTGCTGGTCTGTGCCGCCCACTTCCCGGGCCTGACCCCGTTCGAGCTGGCCGACCCAGCCAGTTTCGCCCGCGCGGTGCACGTTACCTTGACCGCGCCGGCCTGGCTGGCCCAGGCCTGCCTGCCACTGCTGCGGCAGCGCGAAGATGCGGCGCTGGTGTTTGCGGTCGATGCCCCCGACCGGGTCGGGCAGGCTTACTGGGGCGGTTACGGTGTGGCCCAGCATGGCCTGCGTGGCCTGATCGCCAGCCTGCATGACGA includes the following:
- a CDS encoding SDR family NAD(P)-dependent oxidoreductase; its protein translation is MSAWPSTSPTDGALDGRPLQDRVVLVAGAGGGLGSAAAVAAAAAGATVVLLGRKPRRLDRVYAQVQAVGPEPLLYPLDLEGAGPDDYAELAQALQRELGRLDGLLVCAAHFPGLTPFELADPASFARAVHVTLTAPAWLAQACLPLLRQREDAALVFAVDAPDRVGQAYWGGYGVAQHGLRGLIASLHDELGRSPVRVSGLYPGPLRTALRARAYSVDQDPAAQGPEAAAAAAVTLLSGAGATWRGRILDASGASPAE